A single region of the Lycium barbarum isolate Lr01 chromosome 2, ASM1917538v2, whole genome shotgun sequence genome encodes:
- the LOC132624423 gene encoding uncharacterized protein LOC132624423, whose amino-acid sequence MEEMPCPHAWVVLKSKNLTTDNYYSNLYKSEAVVKTYDVPVYPLPDESEWKIPASISEEIVLPLRYKRPPGRPKKKCDKPLTELLPNKYSNSCSRCGHEGHNRCSCRNEPRRK is encoded by the coding sequence ATGGAGGAGATGCCATGCCCACATGCTTGGGTTGTTCTTAAAAGCAAGAATCTAACAACAGACAACTACTATTCAAACTTATACAAATCGGAGGCTGTTGTGAAGACCTATGATGTCCCAGTGTATCCTCTGCCCGATGAGAGTGAGTGGAAAATACCTGCATCCATCTCTGAAGAGATAGTTCTGCCACTGAGATATAAGAGACCTCCCGGAAGGCCAAAGAAGAAATGCGATAAGCCTTTAACTGAATTGCTACCAAATAAATATTCAAATTCTTGTAGTAGATGTGGACATGAAGGTCACAATAGGTGCTCTTGTAGGAATGAGCCTAGAAGAAAATAG